In the genome of Aerosakkonema funiforme FACHB-1375, the window CATAAATTCGCATTCCTTCTGGAGGAATTGCATACAGTTCTTTACCAAAGGTAAATCCTACACACTCTATTTCATAGTTGAGTTTTTTAAGTACTTGTCCTAGTAAAAATGCTCGGACTGCTCCACCTCCAGAAAAGTCACTAACGACTAATGTAACTTTTATACTCATATTTTACTTCTCTTTATTTTATAAGTAAACGTTATCTTTTGAGGATTTTGTCAAGTTAAATAACGGTGATAATAGGGAAAGAATTTTTTGAGAGCGCGGCCCTCTGTACTTTTGATAAAGTATAAAGCTAGGCACGAACGATCTCAAGGAATAAAGTAATTTCAGTAAGGTAGCATTATTAACTTTTACTTTTTTATCTAAAAAATATACCGGAGAGCGAATAATTTTCATTAACCGCTCAAAATTGTCCTTGTCTTTTTCTCTAATTGTGTCTTGCACTAAAAAATTTATGCCACTTTCGCAAAGCGGCAGTAAGTCTTTGTGTTTGCTATAAATGGTTTCATAGAAAAGAATATAATACCCTTTCATGTAAGACCACTTATTAGTTCTATTAGTGCGATGCTTTGTATAGAAAGCACCAACAATAGGCGTATAAATAAAATTTACTCCGGCGAGCGCCAGGTCTAATGTAAAATCTCTATCTTGCAGAGCTTTAAGACTTTCATCAAACATTTTTTTACTAAAAATGCTTCTATTCATCAACAAGCATTGCTGCAATAATGGAAATGGAGAATCAGCTAAAAAATCAGGTATAAGTAAGCGCTGAATTAATTGTTCTTTTGTCAAATCTCCGACAATATTTGACTGCCGATCGGTAATATTTTGTTCCCCGTCTAGAAAGACACGCTCGTAATCGCAATAAAACACCGTATTTTGTCGATCTACACCCTTTAAATGATTTAATTGAAATTCAGTTTTACGATCGTCGATCCAATCGTCTCCATCTAAAAATTGAATCCACTCGCCTTGAGCTTGCCTAAACCCAAAATTACGAGCAGAAGATACCCCTCCATTTTCTTTGTAAAAATATTTTATTCGAGAATCGAGCCTCATTAAATTCTCGACTACCTCACGAGTGTTATCGGTAGATCCATCATCGACAATCAGGCACTCTAGGTCAATAAATGTTTGGTTAAGTACACTTTTAACTGACTTTTCTAGGTAGCGATCCTGATTGAAACAAGTAACAACAATAGATACCAGAGGAGGCATTTTCAAGCAATCCTATCATTCAAAATCAACTTTCCATTTAGGCTTTTTGTCGTTCAAGCATGACGCTGTTGGTGCCACTTCCAGGCATGAGATACGATCTCAGATAAATCTGGGTATTGAGGATTCCAGCCCAGGATTTGTCGGGCTTTGTCGCTACTGCCAACTAAGACGGGTGGGTCGCCAGGACGCCGATCGCACTCAATAGCTTTAATTTCCCGTCCTGTGATCGCCCTAGCGGTTTCGATCGTTTCCTTCACCGAAAAACCGCCGCCATTCCCTAAATTAAATACCGCACTATCCCCCGACTCCAACAAATATTTCAGGCCCAAAACGTGCGCTGCGGCCAAATCGTTGACGTGAATATAATCGCGAATGCAAGTACCGTCTGGGGTCGGGTAATCTGTACCGAAAATCGAGACTGATTCTCGTTTTCCTAACGCAGTCTGTAACACTAAAGGAATTAAGTGCGTTTCCGGATTGTGGTCTTCCCCCAGCAAGCCATCCGGATCGGCACCGGCAGCGTTAAAGTAGCGGAAGCAAACAGATTTTAGATCGTAAGCAGCATCAAAATCCGAGAGTATCCGTTCTACCATCAACTTGCTAGCACCGTAGGGATTGATGGGATTTTGGGGATGATCTTCGGGAAGGGGAAGAACTTGGGGTACACCATAGGTGGCGCAAGTGGAAGAAAAGACAAATTTCTTCACGTCGGCTGCCAACATAGCTTCTAACAGCGTGAGAGTTCCGTAGACGTTGTTACGGTAGTATTTGGCTGGATCGGTCACAGACTCGCCCACATAAGCAAAAGCGGCAAAGTGCATGACGGCGGCAATGTTGAGCCTGGAGAAAAGCCGATCGAGCAAAGGGCGATCGCTCGTATCCCCAACAATTAACTCTACCTGCAAAACCTTCTCTACCACATCTCGGTGTCCGTAGATCAGGTTATCCAAAATAACTACATCGTAACCGGCACGTTGCAGCGCCAGTACCGCATGGGAGCCAATATATCCAGCTCCCCCTGTGACTAAAATGGTTGGTTTATCTTGTGGCACTTGTTTTAAGGATATTGCTAGTCAACTATTTTCAGGCGACCGACTTGGATGTAATCAAAGATGTGATTGATTTGGCGGCGGTCTTCGTCAGTGAGTTGCGCGTCTGAAAGAATGGCACAAGTCAGCAACATATGTTGCTTGCGGCTAATTTGACCCGCAACCAAAATTTGATCGACAATCTGTTTAGCTCCTAAAGTTGTTTTGCTCGGTACGCCCCCTTTCATACGTGACTAACTCCCTTACCGATAAGTAAAAAATAATTAAGACATTCCGATCGTGTTGGGTTTTCTGGAATTTATCAGTCGCTACACTCATTCTAGTGAAGAAGTTTCTATAGAGGTATTTTTTCATGCAGGTTCATCGGCTCCCAGCACTCTCGGACAACTATATATTTGTCTTGCACGATACTCAAGAAAATGTCGCAGCTGTGGTCGATCCGGCAGAAGCGGAACCAGTACTGCGTTTCCTTGATAAAATTGCGGCTGTATTAGTGGCTATTTTTAACACTCACCATCACAGCGATCATGTGGGCGGCAACAAGCAGCTGATGCAACGCTTTGCCAATCTCCGCATCTACGGAGGGGGAGAGGATTTTGGTAGAATACCGGGACAAAATGTGTTTTTGCGGGAAGGCGATCGCGTCCAGTTTGTCGATCGCATCGGCGAAGTGTTTTTTGTCCCCGGACATACCCGCGCCCACATCGCCTACTATTTTCCCTCAAATGTGGCGGATGAGCCAGGGGATCTGTTTTGCGGCGATACTCTCTTTGCTGGTGGTTGCGGTAGGCTCTTTGAAGGCACTCCCTCCCAAATGATATCCTCCCTAAGCAAGATCCGCGCTTTACCCGACAATACCAGAGTTTGGTGCGCTCACGAATACACGCTGAAAAACTTACAATTTGCCCTGACTGTAGATGGTAACAACCCAGATTTACAAGCCAGATACACTCAAGTCAAGGAGTCTCGCAGTCGATCGGAAGCTACCGTACCATCGCTTTTGGGGATAGAGAAGCGCACTAATCCGTTTCTGCGCTGGGATAACCCGCATTTGCAAGCAGCGGTAAAGAGTGACGAATCGGTGCAAACTTTTGCCAGACTGCGGGGAATGAAAGATAGATTTTAGCGAAGATTGGCAGTTGCGATCGACCCCCCTATTTCGCTACTATGGTTTGTTCGGATCTGATTAAGCAGCCTGTTCAGGAAAGCTCATGGCCAAACGCATTCAATTAGTTTTAACTCAGGATATCAGCAAGCTGGGCAAATCCGGCGATTTAGTAGAAGTGGCTCCCGGCTACGCACGCAATTACCTCCTTCCCAAGCAATTTGCTACTTTTGCCACCCCAGCAATTCTCAAGCAAGTGGAACGGCGCAGAGAAAAAGAGCGCCAGCGCCTTTTGGAACTCAAGGAAGAATCGATCGCGATCAAAGCAGCGATCGAAGCTGTCGGTCGCTTTAGCATTGCCAAACAGGTGGGCGAAGCAGATGCTATCTTTGGAACAGTTACTGGCCCGGAAGTCGCAGAAGCGATTCAGCAAGCTACCGGCAAGGAAATCGATCGTCGCGGTATCACCCTACCCGAAATTCGCAAGACCGGTACTTATAAAGCTGAAATCAAGTTGCACCCAGAAGTAACCGCAACAGTAGATATTGAAGTAGTGGCTAGCTAAGGGAATTTTGGATTTTGGATTTTGCGCGAAGTGGGCGTCTTGGCGGTGACCGTCACGATGCTCACCTTCGCAAGAGAGGATTTTGGATTGCCATTAGTCATCGATCGTTAGTCTTTGGTAAAAGGCTGTGTATTAATGGCTCATTGCTAATCAATGAACTTAAATAAAAATCTAAAATCTAAAATCTAAAATCTAAAATCTAAAATGATTTATGGTTGACTCACGCAATTTTCAACCGATTGGCGATCGTCTCCCTCCGCAAAATATAGAGGCGGAAGAAGCTATTTTGGGCGGCATCCTGCTAGATCCGGAAGCGATCGGCAGGGTGCTGGATATCCTCGTACCAGATGCTTTTTCCCTGGAAAGTCATAAAATTATCTATCAAGCAGCGCTGACTCTTCACGCGCAAAGCAAGCCGACGGATTTAATGACAGTCGCTGTCTGGCTTTACGATAACGATCGGCTTGACAAAGTGGGAGGTCAGAGTAAGTTAGCGCAACTGATCGATCGTACCGTCTCCGCCGTCAACATCGACCAGTATGCCAAACTCGTAGCAGAAAAATATCTGCGCCGCAAATTAATTCAAGCCGGTCATAAAATTGTCGATCTCGGACACGAGACAGCCACCGAATTGCCGATCGTACTCGATCGAGCAGAACAAGAAATTTTCGGCATTACTCAAGAACGACCTCAGCAAGGTCTGATATCGATCGCCGAAACGCTTAACTACACTTTCACCGAACTTAACAATCGCAGTGAAAATGTAGCGCTACCCGGACTCACCTGCAATTTTTACGACCTAGACGCCATGACTGGCGGTTTTCAGCGTTCTGATTTAATTATCGTCGCCGGTCGCCCTTCAATGGGAAAGACCAGTTTTGCCTTGGGAATCGCTCACCAAATATCGAAAACACATCAATTTCCTGTTGCTATTTTCAGTCTGGAAATGTCAAAAGAGCAACTGGTGCAGCGATTGCTTGCTAACGAAGCCGAAATAGAAAGTAACCGTTTGCGATCGGGACGCATCAGTGAAAATGAATGGGAACGGTTAAGCCCTGCATTTGCTACTCTATCCGCCCTACCAATTTATATTGACGATTCCGCCAATATAAGCGTTACGGAAATGCGTAGTCAAGCGCGTCGTTTGCAAGCAGAACAGGGGAGAGAAATCGGATTAATTTTAATAGATTATTTGCAATTAATGGAAGGCGGAAGCGACAATCGCGTTCAAGAATTATCGAAGATTACACGCAATCTTAAAGGTTTAGCTCGCGAGATGAATACTCCCGTTATTGCCTTATCTCAGTTGAGTAGAGGAGTTGAATCGCGTACAAATAAGCGACCGATGCTGTCGGATTTGAGAGAGTCCGGTTCGATTGAACAAGACGCGGATTTAGTTATTATGTTATACCGCGACGTTTATTACAATCCCGATTCTCCAGATCGAGATATCGCAGAAGTTATTATCGCCAAACATCGGAATGGCCCCACAGGGACAGTCAAACTTTTGTTCAATTCGCAGTTTACTCAGTTTCGGAATTTAGCTAATTGACACTCTCCCGTCAAGCTACGCTGTGACGGGGAGATTCTTGGTTCACCGAGCGACCTTGCTTAAGAACTGTTTCCAGGTTTAAGTATAGGGTCATCTCTCCACAAGCGTTAATTTCGGTATGCCCTACCGTATTTGATATATAGCCAAGTATCTGTAATGCCTTAATTAAAATGTTCCGTGCTGCATTTTCATCCCTGTCTAAAATCACACCACATTTACAAATATGGGTACGAACAGACAGAGATTTTCTAACAGTTTCGCCACAATTAGAACAATTTTGGCTGGTGTAATGAGGTGGAACTGGTACGGCTACTCTGCCAAATTTAATAGCAAAGTATTGTAACCATTCTCTAAATTGCGACCAAGAGGCATCACTAATTGATTTAGCTAAGTGACGGTTTTTCACCATATTACGCACTTTCAAGTCTTCATACGCCACGATGTCGTTAGACATCACTACGCACCTTGCCAACTTCACGGCAAAGTCTTTACGCTGACGAGAGACTTGCAAGTGTTTTCTGCCTAATCGGTTAATAGCTTTTTTCCTGTTGTTAGAACCTTTAACCTTTTTAGAAACTAGACCCTGCAATCTTTTTAATTGCCTTTCCGACTTTCTCAAGTATCTAGGATTATCAACTTTTTCACCATTACTATCAGTGTAGAAATGGGCTAAACCTACATCTAACCCTAGAGTTTTACCTGTAGGTTCTAATGTTTGTTTAATATCTACGCTAATGCAGAACTGGCAGTAGTAACCATCAGCACGTTTAACTAGCCTAACTCTCTGTATTTGGTCTACGGGGTAAAAATGCAGGTCGTAAGTACCGACAAGCTTAAATATTCCCATTCCCTTCTTATCGGTGAAGGTGATAGTTTTCTTATCGGGCGAAAGCTTCCAGCCTGATTTTTTGTACTCTACAGAGCGTTGATTCTTTTTGAATCTGGGAAAACCTTTCTTACCTTTAATCTTCTTTTTACAGTTATCGAAAAATCTGGCAATCCCTGACCAACAACGTTCCGATGATGCCTGTCTAGCCGTCGAGTTGAGTTCATTTACAAAGGAAAATTCTTTGGCTAATCTGGTGGTATATTTGTTGAGGTCGTATTTATCTGTACCTTTGTTATCCATCCAGTAGCGCAAACACTTGTTACGGATGAATTGAGATGTACGGATCGCCTCATCTACCGCTTTATACTGCCAATCTTTTCCTTTTAATTTGAACTCGTAAACTATCACAGCTATCGACCAAATCCTAATATTTATCCTAACACGGTTAGCGCAAAATGTTGACCTATCTTTGTGGGGATGCTGCACGTTTATATGTTGGTCTGGTTTTCATCCCCCCGTTACACCGTAGGTTAACGGGGGGATGAAAACCAGACATTTAAGATAAAAAATATCGGCCTTTTCACATCGGTGATAATTATACCTGAGCGAAAAAGGCCATGTTTTTGTTAACTAATCCTCAACAATTCCACATCAAAAATCAATGTTGCATTGGGAGGAATCACACCACCAGCCCCGCGAGACCCATAACCCAATTCTGCGGGAATAATTAACTGGCGACGCCCACCGACTCGCATCGTACTGATACCTTCGTCCCAACCTTTAATCACCCGTCCGCGTCCCAAGGGGAAAGAGAAAGGTTGATTGCGATCGCGGGAACTATCAAACTGGCTTCCATCTTCAAGCGTGCCAGTATAATGTACAATAACTGTTTGACCAGTTTTGGGAATCGCTCCAGTTCCCTCCACTAAATCAATATATTTCAATCCGGATTCTGTGGTAACAACTTTACCGTTACCAGCCTCTTCATTGCTGGCGGGTTTTTCTGCACTTGACATTGTGTTATCTGCAACTAAAGTTTGATTAATAGCCGACCTGGTAATTGTAGGTTGAGTTGGAGTCAATTCGGATGCGTTCGCTGTTTTTTCAGGGCTGAGAATTTGTGCAAACACCACAATCAACCCGCAGGCGAGCATAATCCCCAAGCTGATCAGAATCTCTTTCAAAATCAGTCCTCCGTACCTCTAAAGCCTCTGAGATCTCAAATCCTACCAGCTTTTCTCAACGCCAGAGCTTATTCTCCAAATCCCGCACCTGACGTTCCAAACGGTCAATGCGTCCGCGCAACTCATCCATCTCAGACTGACGGGGAACACCCAGATCCTGCATCATATTGCGTATCTGCCGTTGCATCTGCGCTTCAAAATTTCCCTGGTCGCTTTTTAACTGCTGCATCAAATCATCGACCATTCCCTTCGCCTGGTCTGGATTAATTTTGCCCTCCTTCACCCATTCATCACTCACTTCCCGGATTTTGTCCGCTACCAAAGATGTCGTGCCAACACCAATCAATAGTAGCTGCTTGAGCCAGTTATTGCTGTCCATGCTGCCTTCCACTCACTTACTCAAAAGGGCGATCGAATGTAGCCCATAAAGGTATGCTGGAATCTTAGTGTTCCAGTATCCAGTACTATTGTGTCAAATTTGCCGATCGCCTACAGATTCGGTCGAGGTTCGCCTAATGCTTATCGAATGGCTTAAGTTTAAGGTTGCCCCAGAACGGCGGGAAGAGTTTATCGATAACGATGCCGAAATCTGGACACCTGTGATAGCAAGCAGTCCCGGATTTCTGGGCAAAGAAGTTTGGATTAATCCCACCGAACCGACGGAAGTTATCATGGTAATTCGGTGGGCAACTTGCGAACAGTGGAAATCGTTTCCTCAAGAGTTATTAGACCGAACGGAAGAGAAGTTTGCCCAAGCAATGGGAAAGTCCTATCAGATGCTTGAGTCACTCGAATATCAGGTACGGAAATTCCCCTCAACTCATCCATAACAAAATCAATCCGCAAAAAAGCGATCGCCGCAATGCCCAATTGCCCCCGCTGTCACCAACCGGTTAAAACCCAAGCAGTTACCTGTCCCCATTGCCGTCAGGTTCTCAAAGCCCACGGTCATCCCGGTATACCCCTACACCGAGCTGCTGGGAAAGAATATTTATGCGATAGCTGCACCTACCATGCAGACGATACCTGTACTTATCCCCAGCGTCCCTTAGCTAAGGAATGCACGCTCTATCACAACCGCTTTCAACCGGAACCGCAGGTTATCCAGCCTCTCAAAACCGATCGATCCCTGCGTTTCTGGTTTGAGAGAAACCTAACTTGGGTACTTTTGCTCGGTTTATTGGGAGTCAGTTTTTTAATTACTTTAATGCGATAGTCCAAGAAAATATTTGCCAGTACTGTAACTAATATCCGCTGTTTGGTTACCAAGCATTTAGCAGGTTCTTAATTGCACCTTTCCCTCTTCCCTTTCCCTCTTTCCCCTAACCCCTAGCTATAATTCACTCGATCGCTTACCATGCCAAATTGCCCCCGCTGTCATCAACCCGTTCCCACTCAAGCAGTCACCTGCCCCCACTGTCGCGAAATTCTCAAAGCCTACGGTCATCCCGGAATTCCCTTGCATCGAGCCACTGGGGATGAGTATTTATGCACTAGCTGCACCTACCATACAGACGATACCTGTAATTATCCCCAACGCCCTTTTGCTAGGGAATGCACCCTTTACGACAACAATCTCGAACCCGAACCGCAAGTCAGTATTCCCCCCAACAGCAACCCATCCTTGTGCCAGTTGTTTGAGAGCATATTAAGATCTTTTTGGAACTGAACAGTCAAAAATTGGATGTTTTGACACAACAGCGAATATTTTTTCCTCATCCAAGAGTCTTTGAAATTCAACGACGAGTATTTTCCTGTCACGTTCTTTCTTTTGACTGAGTAACTTTTTCTAGCCCCGACGTGCCAGTCCCTCTGCTTCCACAACCGAGTGACTTTGTGCGGCAGAAATTTTTTGTTGAAAGACTGCTAAATCGAACCAGAAAGTCGTACCGATGCCGACTTCGCTGACCAAATTGATTTTGGTGTGATGCTTTTCAATAATATTACGGACGATCGACAGTCCCAAACCAGTTCCTTCCAGAGTATGCACGCGGTTTTCCACGCGGAAGAAGCGATCGAATATTGCTTGTTGATCTTCCGGTGCAATCCCGATCCCCGTATCGGCAACTTCAATCCGCACGACTTGATTTTGAGTATGCGATGCTTCTGACTCCTGTTGTACTGAATAGGCGCGGATGACCACCCGTCCTCCGGCTTCGGTAAACTTGAGTGCATTACCGACCAGATTGGCGAATACTTGTAGGAGCAAGTCGTAGTGACCTAAAACTGAGGGTAAATCCGGTTCGATTTCGTGTGCTAATTCAATGCCTTTATCGCGAGCGTTCAGCTGATAAGTTCGCAAAGTTTGCTCTATAGGCAGCCCAATTTCCACCGCCTCAAAGTGGTAAATTCGGCAGGAAGATTCCAAGCGCGACAAATCGAGAACATCGTTGACGAGGCGGGTGAGGCGGTCTGTTTCGTTATTCGCCGCTTCCAAGAACTCCCGCTGCTGTTCCTCTGTGAGGTCTTCCCCAAATTCGTGCAGCGTTTCGATGAAAGATTTGATACATTGCAACGGCGTTCTCAGCTCGTGGGAAACATTGCTGATGAAATTGCTTTTCGCTTCGTTCAGTTCCACCTCGCGGGTAATATCCTGCACCGTCATCGCAATTCCTTTGATGCTCTCGCGGTATTGATCGAGAACATTGGTTAGCAAAATGCGAACAGTACGGTTTGTGGGTTGACTGAGGGTAATGCGGAATTCTGCACCTTCTTTGTAGCCGTTGCCCGATGCCATTTGATACAACGGTCTTGTCAGTTCCATTGATACCGAAGAAGGCAAATAGTGGAGAACATTTTCCCCCACGATATCGATGCCATCCCAAGCGAAGATTCTTCGTGCGGTAGGATTGACGAGAATTACGTGCAAATGAGTATCGAGTAACACAGCACCATCTGCGATCGTCGAAACCAGAGTTTCCAATTTGGCTTTTTCGGCTGTTAGTTCTTCGATATTTTGCTCTTCGTAACTTTCCAGCTTTTCTGCCATTTCGTTGAAGCTGGAGATCAACTCGCCCAGTTCTCCTCCCAAAGGTAGGTCGATTCGCTGTTTAAAGTTACCGGCGGCAATATTTTTTACACCGACTAGCAATTCTTTAATCGGTTTGGTGATTGTCAGCGCGTTGAAAACGGCACCGAGAATCACCATTACCCAGATCGACACAAAAACTGCGATCGTCACATCCCGCGTCAGATTGGAGGAAGTGACAACGGTGGGATTGGGGTTAATGCCGATCGCTAAAACCCCCAGGTACTTGCCTTGGTGAGTGAGGGGGACAAACACATCCGTCACTACACCATCAGGCGTCATATGTTGCCGCACCATTGTCAACTCTGGATTATCGGCCCAATCTGCTGGCAATTGCATCCGCCGCTCAATGGTGAGGGAAGTTTGCACCTCCGAGTCTGAAAAGGGAATCCCAAAAAAGATTTTGCCAGCTTCATCGGCGTAGAGCATATAGCGCACGCTGGTGGTGCCGACGTAGAAGCGTTCGGAATATTGGGCAACTTCACTCAGACTTTGTTCTGCAATTAATGGGGCTACGTTGGCGGCTAGCAGCTGACCCAAATCGCGACCGAAGCGGGTGTCGTTGAGATGGGCATCCTGTTGGATTGTATTCACTGCCCAAAAGGTAAGGCCACTCATGAGCAAGGAAACTACCAGGGTAGCTGCTGCCATTAACCGCGTCTGGAGTGTAAACTCCGACCACCAATGGGCAATGACTTCTCGGATTGTTTTCAGAAGAGCCAGCATTTTAGCAAGGATGAAGGACGGGGGATGAAATAGAATTGTAAAGTTTTTTTACTCTTTCCTTTTTATAGCTTTTTGAGCTATGTCTCGCCGAGAGTACGCGCCTTCAAATTGAATCCGATCGACTGCGGCATATGCTGTAGCGATCGCTCCTTCTATATTTTCCCCGATGGCCGTAACTCCCAGAACTCTCCCGCCGTCGGTGAGGGGATGGGGAGAATTTTCTGCTGGAGCCGAAAGTTTCGTGCCAGCATGAAAGACGATCGCTCCGGTTGTTTGGGCTGACTCGATGCCGGTAATTAATTTACCTTTTTCGTATTCGCCGGGATAACCGCCGGAAGCCATGACTACACAGACGCAAGCTCCCGATTTCCACTCAATTGGCGGCATTTCGGCCAATCGCTGTTGAGTACAAGCTAGCATCAAATCTTCTAAGGGCGTTTCCAGTAGAGGTAAAATAGCTTGAGTTTCCGGATCGCCAAAGCGACAGTTAAATTCCAGCACTTTTGGCTCGCCGGACGGCGAAATCATCAATCCAGCGTAGACAACGCCTATATAGGGAATACCGCGTTTTTGTAAAGTTGCGATCGTCGGTTGCAAAACTTCCTTTTCCACTCGTTCCAGCAACGCTGGGGTACATAGGGGCGCTGGGGCATAAGCTCCCATACCGCCCGTGTTTGGGCCAGTATCCCCGTCACCGATGCGTTTGTGATCCTGTGCGGGTAATAAAGGTCGAATTGTCAAGCCATCTGTGAGAGCTAAAACGGAAACTTCTTCACCGATTAAACATTCTTCGATCACTACCTGGGCGAAATTGCCCTGAAAGATATCTTCTACGGCGGCTACAGCTTCCTCAACTGTTTGGGCGACGGTGACGCCCTTTCCGGCTGCCAAACCATCCGCTTTAATTACAATTGGTGCGCCTTCGGCTTTAATGTAAGCGATCGCCTCACCCGCATCTGTAAAAACAGCAGACTTAGCCGTAGGTATTTCCGCTTCTGCCATCAAAGCTTTCGCCCACGCCTTACTCGCCTCAATCTCCGCACCCGCTTTTGTGGGGCCGAAAACAGGTATATTTTGCGAGAGCAGGTAGTCCGCGATTCCCAAAGAAAGGGGCAATTCTGGGCCAACAGCTACCAGAGAAACGTCATTTTCTTTTGCAAAACGCGCAATTGCTTCAAAATCTTCTACCTTAAGGGGTAGATTCTGGCAACGTTCCATAACTGCTGTGCCGCCATTGCCAGGGACGCAGAATACCCGCTCAACCTGGGGAGATTGCAGGAATTTCCAAGCCAAGGTGTGTTCCCGTCCACCATTGCCAACAACTATAATCTTCACATTATCCTCGTGCGATCGATATCCAATTTTTAAGGATAAAATGAAATAATTGAAAATTGTAGATTTCCAATTTCAGATTGTAAATTTAATGTTAATTTTAAATCTGAAATTTTACATCCATACTCATCCATCACTTTAGGCAATTTATGAGTACGAGTATTGTTACGGGGGCTGCCGGTTTTGTTGGCTCTCACTTAGTTGAAGCTTTATTGAACCAAGGAAAGCAAGTCATCGGAGTAGATCATTTTAACGATTACTACGATCCCAGCTTGAAGCAGAAGAATATTGCCAGTTTTGAGAATCACCCAAATTTTAAATTAATCGCGGATGATATCCAATCTGTGGACTGGGCGATCGTACTCGCCGATGCAGAAGTAGTATACCATCAAGCCGCTCAAGCTGGAGTTCGTGCCAGTTGGGGTGATGGCTTCCGCGCTTATACGGAACGGAATATTAACGCCACACAAGTTTTACTGGAAGCAGCAAAAGAAGCCAAAAATCTCCAGCGGTTTGTGTTTGCTTCCTCTTCCTCCGTATACGGAAACGCCGAAACTCTGCCAACTTCCGAATCTGTTTGCCCTCAGCCTGTCTCGCCATACGGTATGACCAAGTTGGCTAGCGAGCA includes:
- a CDS encoding zinc ribbon domain-containing protein, translated to MPNCPRCHQPVKTQAVTCPHCRQVLKAHGHPGIPLHRAAGKEYLCDSCTYHADDTCTYPQRPLAKECTLYHNRFQPEPQVIQPLKTDRSLRFWFERNLTWVLLLGLLGVSFLITLMR
- a CDS encoding NAD-dependent epimerase/dehydratase family protein, producing MSTSIVTGAAGFVGSHLVEALLNQGKQVIGVDHFNDYYDPSLKQKNIASFENHPNFKLIADDIQSVDWAIVLADAEVVYHQAAQAGVRASWGDGFRAYTERNINATQVLLEAAKEAKNLQRFVFASSSSVYGNAETLPTSESVCPQPVSPYGMTKLASEHLCGLYHKNFGVPVASLRYFTVYGPRQRPDMAFHKFFKSILLDEAIPIYGDGQQTRDYTFISDAIAANLAAATAPDAIGEVFNIGGGSRVGLMEVLDTMEKIVGRPIRRNHIEAAKGDARHTAADVSKAQKSIGYQPKVSLLEGLTREWEWIQKLYAS
- a CDS encoding zinc ribbon domain-containing protein, coding for MPNCPRCHQPVPTQAVTCPHCREILKAYGHPGIPLHRATGDEYLCTSCTYHTDDTCNYPQRPFARECTLYDNNLEPEPQVSIPPNSNPSLCQLFESILRSFWN
- the nblS gene encoding two-component system sensor histidine kinase NblS, producing MLALLKTIREVIAHWWSEFTLQTRLMAAATLVVSLLMSGLTFWAVNTIQQDAHLNDTRFGRDLGQLLAANVAPLIAEQSLSEVAQYSERFYVGTTSVRYMLYADEAGKIFFGIPFSDSEVQTSLTIERRMQLPADWADNPELTMVRQHMTPDGVVTDVFVPLTHQGKYLGVLAIGINPNPTVVTSSNLTRDVTIAVFVSIWVMVILGAVFNALTITKPIKELLVGVKNIAAGNFKQRIDLPLGGELGELISSFNEMAEKLESYEEQNIEELTAEKAKLETLVSTIADGAVLLDTHLHVILVNPTARRIFAWDGIDIVGENVLHYLPSSVSMELTRPLYQMASGNGYKEGAEFRITLSQPTNRTVRILLTNVLDQYRESIKGIAMTVQDITREVELNEAKSNFISNVSHELRTPLQCIKSFIETLHEFGEDLTEEQQREFLEAANNETDRLTRLVNDVLDLSRLESSCRIYHFEAVEIGLPIEQTLRTYQLNARDKGIELAHEIEPDLPSVLGHYDLLLQVFANLVGNALKFTEAGGRVVIRAYSVQQESEASHTQNQVVRIEVADTGIGIAPEDQQAIFDRFFRVENRVHTLEGTGLGLSIVRNIIEKHHTKINLVSEVGIGTTFWFDLAVFQQKISAAQSHSVVEAEGLARRG
- the purD gene encoding phosphoribosylamine--glycine ligase; translation: MKIIVVGNGGREHTLAWKFLQSPQVERVFCVPGNGGTAVMERCQNLPLKVEDFEAIARFAKENDVSLVAVGPELPLSLGIADYLLSQNIPVFGPTKAGAEIEASKAWAKALMAEAEIPTAKSAVFTDAGEAIAYIKAEGAPIVIKADGLAAGKGVTVAQTVEEAVAAVEDIFQGNFAQVVIEECLIGEEVSVLALTDGLTIRPLLPAQDHKRIGDGDTGPNTGGMGAYAPAPLCTPALLERVEKEVLQPTIATLQKRGIPYIGVVYAGLMISPSGEPKVLEFNCRFGDPETQAILPLLETPLEDLMLACTQQRLAEMPPIEWKSGACVCVVMASGGYPGEYEKGKLITGIESAQTTGAIVFHAGTKLSAPAENSPHPLTDGGRVLGVTAIGENIEGAIATAYAAVDRIQFEGAYSRRDIAQKAIKRKE